One segment of Brassica napus cultivar Da-Ae chromosome C3, Da-Ae, whole genome shotgun sequence DNA contains the following:
- the LOC106347997 gene encoding SAL1 phosphatase has translation MSSINCFRTAKAPLQTFASVSRFRYSPNRLVSVLRRKSSPSFVTLRVVSSMAYEKELDAAKKAASLAARLCQKVQKALLQSDVQSKSDKSPVTVADYGSQAVVSIVLERELTSEPFSLVAEEDSADLRKDGSEDILERITKLVNDTLATEDLTKAIDSTLTTDDLLRAIDCGTSEGGPNGRHWVLDPIDGTKGFLRGDQYAVALGLLEEGKVVLGVLACPNLPLTSIAGNKNKNSSSSEETGCLFYATIGSGTYMQPLDSKSEPVKVHVSSVENPEEASFFESFEGAHSLHDLSSSIANKLGVKAPPVRIDSQAKYGALSRGDGAIYLRFPHKGYREKIWDHVAGAIVVTEAGGIVTDAGGKPLDFSKGKYLDLDTGIIVANEKLMPLLLKAVRDSIAEQEKASSL, from the exons ATGTCATCTATAAATTGCTTTCGAACAGCCAAGGCACCGCTTCAGACATTCGCATCAGTTTCGAGATTCAGATATTCACCGAACCGTCTCGTTTCTGTATTGAGAAGGAAGTCGTCTCCTTCATTTGTTACTCTAAGAGTAGTTTCATCCATGGCTTACGAGAAAGAGCTTGACGCTGCTAAGAAAGCTGCTTCCCTCGCAGCTCGTCTCTGTCAG AAAGTTCAAAAGGCTTTGTTGCAATCAGATGTTCAATCAAAATCTGATAAAAGTCCAGTCACCGTTGCTGATTATG GTTCACAAGCAGTTGTCAGCATAGTCTTGGAAAGGGAACTCACTTCTGAACCCTTTTCATTGGTCGCTGAAGAG GACTCAGCTGATCTACGCAAGGATGGTTCTGAGGATATTCTTGAGCGCATCACGAAACTCGTCAACGACACTTTGGCTACTGAGGATCTAACCAAAGCCATTGACTCTACTTTAACCACAGATGATCTACTCAGAGCCATCGACTGTGGCACATCTGAAGGTGGTCCTAATGGTCGACATTGGGTCTTGGATCCTATCGATGGCACTAAAGG GTTTTTGAGGGGAGATCAGTATGCTGTAGCACTAGGATTACTCGAGGAAGGGAAAGTAGTGTTAGGTGTTCTTGCTTGTCCAAACTTGCCATTAACATCCATAGCtggaaacaagaacaagaactcttcttcttcagaggaAACCGGATGCCTCTTCTATGCTACGATTGGTTCAGGGACATACATGCAGCCCTTAGACTCGAAATCCGAACCAGTCAAAGTACATGTCTCTAGCGTTGAGAATCCTGAAGAGGCATCCTTCTTCGAGTCGTTTGAAGGAGCTCACTCTCTTCACGACTTATCCAGTTCCATTGCCAAC AAACTCGGTGTGAAAGCGCCACCTGTCAGGATAGATAGCCAGGCAAAGTATGGAGCTTTGTCTAGAGGAGATGGAGCTATATACTTAAGGTTTCCTCATAAAGGTTACCGTGAAAAGATTTGGGACCATGTCGCTGGTGCTATTGTTGTAACTG AGGCGGGTGGAATCGTGACGGATGCAGGTGGAAAGCCATTGGATTTCTCGAAAGGCAAGTATCTTGATTTGGACACTGGCATCATCGTTGCTAATGAGAAGCTTATGCCTCTACTTTTGAAAGCAGTTCGTGACTCCATTGCCGAGCAAGAGAAAGCTTCATCTCTCTGA